Genomic window (Streptomyces sp. LX-29):
CGACCTGAACGGCGTCGCGGCCGTGCCCGGGACCGATCAGTTCCTGCTCACCGGCAAGCGCTGGCCGAAGATGTTCCGGGTGCGGTTCGTCGACGTCGGTCCTCGGCTCGGTTCACCCGAAGGAGGGCCGCGCCTCCCACGGGTGGACACGCGGGCGGGGTGGGCGCGCCGGGGAGGTGGGCCGACGCCATGACGTGAGCGCCGGCCGGAGCGGGTCCTACAGCCCCTGCCAGGACGGCTTGGCGGCGTAGGTGGCGCGGAAGTAGTCGGCCAGCCGCAGCTTCGCGGCGGCCGCCTCGTCCACCACCACGGTGGCGTGCGGGTGCAGTTGGAGCGCGGAGGCCGGGCAGGCCGCGGCGACCGGGCCCTCGACCGACCGGGCCACGGCGTCGGCCTTGCCCGCGCCGGTGGCCAGCAGGACCAGGTGGCGCGAGTCCAGGATGGTGCCGATGCCCTGGGTGATGACGTGGTGCGGCACCTGGTCGATGTCGCCGTCGAAGAAGCGCGCGTTGTCCTGGCGGGTCCGCTCCGTCAGGGTCTTGATCCTGGTGCGCGAGGCGAGCGAGGAACAGGGCTCGTTGAAGCCGATGTGGCCGTCGGTGCCGATGCCGAGCAGCTGGAGGTCGACGCCGCCCGCCTCGCCCAGCGCCCGGTCGTACGCCTCGCAGGCCGCCTGCACGTCCTCGGCGTTGCCGTCGGGGCCCAGGAAGGACTCCTCGGTCAGCCCCAGCGGCTCCACGACCTGGCGCAGCACGGTCGACCGGTAGCTCTCGGGGTGCCCGGCCGGCAGCCCGACGTACTCGTCAAGCTGGCAGATCCGCGTCCGCGAGACGTCGACGGCGCCGGCCGCGACCTTGGCCGTCAGGGCCTCGTAGACGGGCAGCGGGGTGGAGCCGGTGGCGACACCGATCAGGGCGTCCGGCTTGCGGCGCACCAGGGCGGCCATGGCCTCCGCGATGAGCTCGCCGCCTGCCCTGGCGTCCGGAACGATGACAACTTCCACGCTTGGCCTGCCGTTTCTGGAAGTGGGGGTGGGTGGTTCTCGAGCGGTCGGGTGTGGGGGGCGGCCTCGGGCCCCGGGGCCCGAGGTCCGGGGGCGCCGGGGTCCGGGGATGCCGGGATGCCGGGGCGCCGAGGTCGCGGCCGAGCGGCGGGGGACCGTCTGTGGCGCCCCCGACCGCGCTGGGGCCCGCCCACACCGACGGGCCCCCGCGGCATGCTCCCGCTCAGCCCTCTTCGGAGAGGACCGCTTGTGCGGCGCGGCGTGCTTCGTCGGCGGTGTCGGTGGCGCGGGCGGCGGCTGCCGCGCGTTCGCATTGGGCGAGGGTGTGGTTGGCGAGGGTGGCGCGGACGTAGGGGATGGCGGTGGCGCCCATGGACAGGCTGGTGACGCCGAGGCCGGTCAGGACGCAGGCCAGGAGGGGGTCGGAGGCGGCTTCGCCGCAGACTCCGCAGCTCTTGCCTTCGGTGCGGGCGGCGTCGGCGGCCAGGGCGATGAGGTCCAGGAGGGCGGGTTGCCAGGGGTCCTGGAGGCGGGAGAGGGCGCCGACCTGGCGGTCGGCGGCGAAGGTGTACTGGGCGAGGTCGTTGGTGCCCAGGGAGAGGAACTCGACTTCCTGGAGGAGGGAGCGGGCGCGCAGGGCGGCGGAGGGGATCTCGACCATGGCGCCGAATTTGGCGTTGAGTCCGGCGGTGCGGCAGGCGTCGGCGAAGGCGCGGGCGTCGTGGCGGTCGGCGACCATGGGGGCCATGACGTCGAGGTGGACGGGGAGTCCTTCGGCGGCTTCGGCCAGGGCGGTGAGTTGGGTGGCCAGGATGTCGGGGTGGTCCAGGAGGGTGCGCAGGCCGCGGACGCCGAGTGCGGGGTTGGGTTCGTCGGTGGGGGTGAGGAAGTCCAGTGGTTTGTCGGCGCCGGCGTCCAGGACGCGTACCACCACGCGGCCTTCGGGGAAGGCTTCCAGGACGCTGCGGTAGGACTGGATCTGCTTGTCCCGGGAGGGGGCGTTCTTGCTGTCGTCGAGGAAGAGGAACTCGGTGCGGAACAGGCCCACGCCCTCCGCCCCGGCCTCCACCGCGGCCGGCACGTCTCCCGGGCCACCGATGTTGGCCAGCAGCGGCACCTTGTGACCATCGGACGTGGCACCGGGACCGCTGGAGGCGGCCAACGCCGCCCTGCGCTCCTCGGCGGCCTTGGCCAGCTCGGCGCGCTTGGCCCCGCTCGGCTCCACGAAGAGGTCGCCGGTGCTGCCGTCGACGGCGACGACGGTGCCCTCGGTGATCTCACTGGCACCCGGCAGGGCGACGACGGCGGGGACGCCCAGGGCGCGGGCGAGGATGGCGCTGTGGCTGGTCGGCCCGCCCTCCTCGGTGACGAAGCCCAGCACCAGCGTCGGGTCCAGCAGGGCGGTGTCCGCGGGCGCCAGGTCCCGCGCGATCAGCACATACGGCTCGTCGCTGTCCGGCACACCCGGCATCGGCACACCCAGCAGCCGCGCCACGATCCGGTTCCGCACATCGTCCAGGTCGGCCACGCGCTGCGCCATGTACTCCCCGGCGCCCGCGAGGAGT
Coding sequences:
- the nagB gene encoding glucosamine-6-phosphate deaminase produces the protein MEVVIVPDARAGGELIAEAMAALVRRKPDALIGVATGSTPLPVYEALTAKVAAGAVDVSRTRICQLDEYVGLPAGHPESYRSTVLRQVVEPLGLTEESFLGPDGNAEDVQAACEAYDRALGEAGGVDLQLLGIGTDGHIGFNEPCSSLASRTRIKTLTERTRQDNARFFDGDIDQVPHHVITQGIGTILDSRHLVLLATGAGKADAVARSVEGPVAAACPASALQLHPHATVVVDEAAAAKLRLADYFRATYAAKPSWQGL
- the ptsP gene encoding phosphoenolpyruvate--protein phosphotransferase, with protein sequence METTLRGVGVSHGVAIGQVRHMGTAVLEPPVKEIPAEEAEREQQRARHAVEATAADLTARGNLAGGEAQAVLEAQALMAQDPELMADVDRRIAAGGTAERSVYDAFSRYRELLAGAGEYMAQRVADLDDVRNRIVARLLGVPMPGVPDSDEPYVLIARDLAPADTALLDPTLVLGFVTEEGGPTSHSAILARALGVPAVVALPGASEITEGTVVAVDGSTGDLFVEPSGAKRAELAKAAEERRAALAASSGPGATSDGHKVPLLANIGGPGDVPAAVEAGAEGVGLFRTEFLFLDDSKNAPSRDKQIQSYRSVLEAFPEGRVVVRVLDAGADKPLDFLTPTDEPNPALGVRGLRTLLDHPDILATQLTALAEAAEGLPVHLDVMAPMVADRHDARAFADACRTAGLNAKFGAMVEIPSAALRARSLLQEVEFLSLGTNDLAQYTFAADRQVGALSRLQDPWQPALLDLIALAADAARTEGKSCGVCGEAASDPLLACVLTGLGVTSLSMGATAIPYVRATLANHTLAQCERAAAAARATDTADEARRAAQAVLSEEG